Proteins found in one Bartonella krasnovii genomic segment:
- a CDS encoding Na+/H+ antiporter subunit E, producing MKYRYFFSFSSLAIIFMWLILNGFSFGQLLLGIIIALFGGWMMRLLEPEKITIKSWRAVFKLFFRVFIDSIISNIAVAYFVLTKRSRTQQSGFIVVPISLESRTALAVLACILSATPGTIWIAYNRKNSELLLHVLNFENGYNYQKLIKKRYEQLLLEIF from the coding sequence GTGAAATACCGTTATTTTTTCTCTTTTTCTAGCTTGGCAATTATTTTTATGTGGCTGATCTTAAATGGTTTTAGTTTTGGTCAACTGCTTTTAGGCATTATCATTGCTTTATTTGGGGGCTGGATGATGCGGCTTCTTGAGCCGGAAAAAATAACGATTAAAAGTTGGCGTGCCGTTTTTAAACTGTTTTTTCGTGTATTTATTGATTCTATTATTTCAAATATTGCTGTGGCTTACTTCGTTTTAACCAAAAGATCTCGAACACAGCAGTCTGGTTTTATTGTGGTGCCCATTTCGCTTGAAAGTCGCACAGCTTTAGCTGTTTTGGCATGTATTCTTTCAGCAACTCCAGGGACTATTTGGATTGCCTATAATAGAAAGAATAGTGAACTTTTGCTTCATGTCTTAAATTTTGAAAATGGATATAATTACCAAAAATTGATCAAAAAACGCTATGAGCAATTACTTTTGGAGATTTTTTAA
- a CDS encoding monovalent cation/H+ antiporter subunit D has translation MEACVHHLLIVPILLPLSTGALLLFYDERRSKLKSLISIFSAVLLVVIAVLLVMRALEVAPAVDVYRLGNWPSPFGIVLVLDRLSAMMLLLSSLLISASLVFARAHWYKAGPHFQSLMQFFMVGINGAFLTGDLFNLFVFFEVMLTASYGLALHGSGPLRVRAGLHYIVINLVASLFFLVGTALIYGIVGTLNMADLAVKMQYIASSDMTLFEIGAAFLGIAFLIKAGVWPLNFWLMPTYSAAVAPVGASFALLSKVGIYIILRLTLLWFGPESGHFNHFGQTVLFYGGLATMAFGFIGVLASQILVRLVAYSVLVSSGTLLSAIGIGNTALIAGALFYIVSSTLALGAFFLLVELVERCQDVAANVLTVTMEVYGDDEEEEEDEVGTYLPVTLAILGACFGFCALLIIGLPPFSGFVSKFMMFVALLNHSKENISPSLPAYYDWLFMIFVTLSGFAAFIAMTRTGIRTFWISLEGRIPRVQVIEFAPIAVLLALCFLITIVAGPVSRYMFETAKTLHEPQNYIGSVLDDFSLENRGIYQ, from the coding sequence ATGGAAGCTTGTGTGCATCACCTTCTTATCGTGCCGATTCTTTTGCCGTTAAGTACTGGAGCCCTTCTTCTTTTCTATGATGAACGTCGTTCAAAACTGAAATCACTCATAAGTATTTTTTCTGCCGTATTGTTGGTTGTTATTGCTGTTTTATTGGTGATGCGTGCTCTTGAAGTTGCGCCAGCTGTGGATGTTTATCGGCTTGGTAATTGGCCTTCTCCTTTTGGTATTGTTTTGGTGCTTGATCGCTTAAGTGCTATGATGCTTTTGCTTTCTAGCTTGTTGATCAGCGCCTCGTTGGTTTTTGCGCGGGCTCATTGGTATAAAGCGGGTCCTCATTTTCAGTCATTGATGCAATTTTTCATGGTTGGAATAAATGGTGCTTTTTTAACAGGTGATTTATTTAATTTATTTGTATTTTTTGAAGTGATGTTAACAGCCTCTTATGGGCTTGCGTTGCATGGTTCTGGCCCGTTACGTGTGCGTGCTGGGTTGCATTATATCGTGATTAATCTGGTTGCTTCGTTGTTTTTTCTCGTTGGTACGGCACTTATTTATGGAATTGTAGGTACCCTCAATATGGCTGATTTGGCTGTAAAAATGCAATATATAGCTTCTAGCGATATGACTTTATTTGAAATAGGGGCGGCCTTTTTGGGAATTGCTTTCTTAATTAAAGCAGGGGTGTGGCCATTGAATTTTTGGTTGATGCCAACTTATAGTGCAGCGGTAGCACCTGTTGGGGCTTCTTTTGCACTTTTAAGCAAAGTCGGTATTTATATTATTTTACGCTTAACATTGTTATGGTTTGGACCAGAAAGTGGACATTTTAACCATTTTGGTCAAACGGTTTTGTTTTACGGTGGGCTTGCCACTATGGCTTTTGGTTTTATTGGGGTGTTGGCAAGCCAAATCTTGGTACGTTTGGTAGCTTATAGTGTTTTGGTCTCTTCTGGGACATTGTTGAGCGCAATTGGGATCGGTAATACAGCGCTGATCGCAGGAGCACTCTTTTATATTGTTTCCTCAACTTTGGCACTGGGTGCTTTTTTTCTTTTGGTGGAGTTGGTTGAACGCTGTCAAGATGTTGCAGCTAATGTTTTGACGGTGACAATGGAAGTTTATGGGGACGATGAAGAAGAGGAAGAAGATGAAGTAGGAACTTATTTACCCGTAACTTTGGCAATTCTTGGAGCTTGTTTTGGCTTTTGTGCACTTTTGATTATTGGTCTGCCTCCTTTTTCTGGTTTTGTTTCTAAATTTATGATGTTTGTGGCACTCTTAAACCATAGTAAAGAAAATATTTCTCCCTCTCTACCCGCTTATTATGATTGGCTTTTTATGATTTTTGTCACTCTCTCTGGTTTTGCGGCGTTTATTGCGATGACACGAACGGGCATTCGAACTTTCTGGATCTCTCTTGAAGGGAGGATTCCACGGGTGCAAGTGATTGAATTTGCCCCTATTGCCGTTCTGCTTGCTTTGTGTTTTCTTATTACAATTGTTGCTGGTCCTGTTAGTCGTTATATGTTTGAAACAGCTAAAACTTTGCATGAGCCTCAAAATTATATTGGCAGCGTTTTAGATGATTTTTCTCTTGAAAATAGAGGGATTTATCAGTGA
- a CDS encoding Na+/H+ antiporter subunit C, translated as MEIILSLAIGVLVGSGIWLILRPRTFQVILGLSLISYGVNLFIFAMSRPRSNAAPIVDPTMAINPANYVDPLPQALVLTSIVIGFATTALFLVILLVSRGLTGSDHVDGREVQ; from the coding sequence ATGGAAATTATTCTTTCTTTGGCCATTGGCGTTCTTGTCGGATCTGGAATTTGGCTCATTTTGCGCCCCCGAACTTTTCAAGTCATTCTTGGTTTATCCTTGATATCCTATGGTGTTAATCTTTTCATCTTTGCAATGAGTAGACCACGCAGTAATGCAGCGCCAATTGTTGATCCTACGATGGCTATCAATCCGGCGAATTATGTTGATCCTCTTCCTCAGGCTTTGGTTTTAACTTCAATTGTGATCGGTTTTGCAACGACAGCCCTCTTTTTGGTTATCTTGTTGGTTTCACGCGGTTTAACAGGCTCAGATCACGTTGATGGACGTGAGGTACAGTGA
- a CDS encoding monovalent cation/H+ antiporter subunit A, giving the protein MTIREAMLILLILLPFGGSAIIGFFRSTAKNNEAWFAGGIALFSLLFTIMLYPAIRGNHIIRLNIPWLPEWGGDLILRMDGLSWLFCLLITGIGLLVVVYARYYMDPADSVPRFFSFFLAFMGSMTGVVLSGNLIFLVVFWELTSIFSFLLIGYWYHNASAREGARMALTITGFGGFALFIGILLIGYIVGSFDLDKILQSGDVIRSSSLYIPALICILLGGLTKSAQFPFHFWLPNAMAAPTPVSAYLHSATMVKAGLFLLVRLWPVLSGTESWFWMVGFSGLSTLLLGAYFSMFQQDLKGLLAYSTISHLGLITTLLSLGSPLACVAAIFHMANHATFKASLFMAAGIIDHETGTRDMRKLTGLYRSMPITATLALVASAAMAGVPLLNGFLSKEMFFAEAVETHMESWLDWISPYVATLASLFSVTYSIRFIHGVFWGPKSDELPKIPHEPPHFMRLPMELLVFICLAVGIFPNFTIGPILDNAVVSVLGPMTISYSLAVWHGFNTPLMMSLVALLGGGLLYVVGRRYFLSCDDGAPFFRHLKGPRIFERILVIISWKWARAVEALLSTRRLQIQLHWIFTVCFIFVGLLLWHDGLIVLGGLPLFPLDIPFLVIWLVGGLCALLVAWQAKFHRLASLMLLGGAGLMMCATFLWLSAPDLAITQLVVEVVTAVLLLLGLRWLPKRVYNSSPTSVHFGVRLRRARDFILAIIGGAGVAWLSFAMMTRPQGTTVSNFFLKNAYSGAGGRNVVNVLLVDFRGFDTMGEVVVLVGVSLTVFALLRRFRPAPESIEPPFQQRVQEAFDKAQPDRNVGDTILNYLAIPSVIMGWLFSVIIAFSFYLFVRGHDLPGGGFVGGVTLAIGFILQYLARDIRWVENHLRVLPLRWMGFGLLLSVVTGAGALFVGYPFLTSFFQYIHMPLIGKIPIASAFLFDFGVFSLVLGATILILIALAHQSIRSYRIGKKPTLKEKEN; this is encoded by the coding sequence ATGACAATACGGGAAGCAATGTTGATATTGCTCATTTTGCTTCCCTTTGGTGGAAGTGCTATTATTGGCTTTTTTCGTTCGACAGCAAAAAATAATGAAGCGTGGTTTGCTGGAGGCATTGCTCTTTTTAGCCTTCTTTTTACAATCATGCTTTATCCAGCAATTCGCGGCAATCATATTATTCGTTTAAATATTCCTTGGCTTCCAGAATGGGGAGGTGATTTGATCCTCCGGATGGATGGTCTGTCGTGGCTTTTTTGCTTGCTCATTACAGGAATTGGGCTGCTTGTCGTTGTTTATGCCCGTTATTATATGGATCCTGCGGATTCTGTACCACGTTTTTTTTCTTTTTTTCTAGCCTTTATGGGCTCAATGACAGGGGTTGTTTTATCAGGTAATCTCATCTTTTTGGTTGTTTTCTGGGAACTCACCAGTATTTTTTCTTTTTTGTTGATTGGTTATTGGTATCATAATGCCAGTGCGCGTGAAGGGGCGCGTATGGCTTTAACGATTACAGGTTTTGGTGGTTTTGCCCTTTTTATTGGGATTTTATTGATTGGGTATATTGTTGGTAGTTTTGATCTGGATAAAATTTTACAGTCTGGAGATGTAATCCGATCAAGTTCGCTTTATATCCCTGCCCTTATTTGTATTTTATTGGGTGGATTAACAAAAAGCGCACAGTTTCCTTTTCATTTTTGGTTGCCTAATGCGATGGCAGCTCCAACACCCGTATCGGCTTATTTGCATTCGGCAACGATGGTGAAAGCAGGGTTGTTTTTGTTAGTTCGTTTATGGCCCGTGCTTTCTGGGACAGAATCTTGGTTTTGGATGGTTGGCTTTTCAGGACTTTCAACATTGTTGCTTGGCGCCTATTTTTCTATGTTTCAGCAAGATTTAAAGGGACTGCTTGCTTACTCAACGATTAGTCATCTTGGATTGATTACCACGCTTTTAAGTCTTGGGAGTCCCCTTGCGTGTGTTGCAGCAATCTTTCATATGGCCAATCATGCTACTTTTAAAGCGTCTTTATTTATGGCGGCCGGCATTATTGATCACGAAACGGGAACACGTGATATGCGTAAGCTAACAGGTCTTTATCGCTCTATGCCGATTACAGCAACGCTTGCTTTAGTAGCAAGTGCGGCAATGGCTGGTGTTCCTTTGCTCAATGGTTTTTTATCAAAAGAAATGTTTTTTGCTGAAGCTGTTGAAACGCACATGGAATCATGGCTTGACTGGATTTCTCCCTATGTAGCAACACTTGCTAGCCTGTTTAGTGTAACCTATTCTATACGTTTTATTCATGGGGTCTTTTGGGGACCAAAATCGGACGAATTACCTAAAATACCGCATGAACCACCACACTTTATGCGTTTACCCATGGAACTTTTGGTGTTTATTTGTTTGGCCGTTGGTATTTTTCCTAATTTTACAATCGGGCCTATCTTAGATAATGCTGTTGTATCTGTTTTGGGACCGATGACGATCTCTTATAGCTTGGCTGTTTGGCATGGGTTTAATACGCCATTAATGATGAGCTTGGTGGCTTTATTAGGAGGGGGCTTGCTCTATGTTGTCGGGCGGCGTTATTTTTTATCTTGTGATGATGGTGCTCCCTTTTTTCGTCATTTGAAAGGACCGCGTATTTTTGAACGCATTCTTGTGATTATTTCTTGGAAATGGGCACGTGCGGTGGAAGCTCTTTTGTCAACACGTCGTTTGCAAATTCAGTTACACTGGATTTTTACTGTATGTTTTATTTTTGTTGGTCTTTTGCTTTGGCATGATGGTTTAATTGTACTAGGAGGGCTACCGCTTTTTCCACTTGACATTCCTTTCCTTGTTATTTGGCTGGTCGGTGGATTGTGCGCGCTTTTAGTCGCTTGGCAAGCAAAGTTTCATCGTCTTGCATCTCTCATGCTTTTGGGGGGAGCAGGGTTAATGATGTGTGCAACCTTTTTATGGCTTTCTGCGCCCGATTTGGCTATAACACAATTGGTTGTTGAAGTGGTGACAGCTGTTTTATTATTGCTTGGTTTGCGTTGGTTGCCTAAGCGTGTGTATAACTCTTCTCCAACGTCTGTTCATTTTGGAGTGCGTTTACGTCGCGCCCGTGATTTCATCTTAGCAATTATAGGAGGTGCTGGTGTTGCATGGCTCTCTTTTGCGATGATGACACGTCCTCAAGGGACAACGGTTTCTAATTTTTTTCTGAAAAATGCTTACTCTGGTGCTGGTGGTCGCAATGTTGTGAACGTATTGTTAGTGGATTTTCGTGGTTTTGATACGATGGGAGAAGTTGTGGTTTTGGTGGGTGTTTCTTTAACTGTCTTTGCTCTTTTGCGTCGATTCCGTCCTGCTCCTGAAAGTATTGAGCCGCCGTTTCAACAACGTGTTCAGGAAGCTTTTGATAAAGCACAACCGGATCGAAACGTGGGGGATACAATCTTAAACTATCTGGCTATTCCTTCTGTTATTATGGGGTGGCTCTTTTCCGTTATTATTGCTTTTTCCTTTTATTTATTTGTGCGAGGACATGATCTTCCTGGAGGGGGATTTGTCGGAGGGGTAACTTTAGCTATAGGCTTTATTTTGCAGTATCTTGCGCGTGATATTCGTTGGGTGGAAAATCATTTAAGAGTTTTGCCTTTACGCTGGATGGGCTTTGGCTTATTGCTATCGGTTGTCACGGGAGCAGGGGCTTTGTTTGTTGGGTACCCTTTTTTAACATCATTTTTCCAATATATTCATATGCCATTGATTGGAAAGATTCCTATAGCATCTGCTTTTTTGTTTGATTTTGGTGTGTTTTCCCTTGTGTTGGGAGCAACAATTCTCATTTTAATTGCCCTTGCACATCAATCCATTCGTAGTTACCGAATCGGTAAAAAACCTACTTTAAAAGAGAAGGAAAATTAA
- a CDS encoding BA14K family protein: MRMKKKLYYALAFLFMSSIFIITTALVHLGQNKGDAKAKLVSQTSVQESSEPLIFTGRRELNGFKGYHHYRRGYVKYKDNWWYPEAAFVISPHLSTKGASLKVVSGAKRIFLTSSSEKLEKEEPWMLKKHIESCRSRYRSYNKNDNSFQPFHGPRKQCLSHFFKG; the protein is encoded by the coding sequence TTGCGTATGAAAAAAAAATTATATTATGCTTTAGCTTTTTTATTTATGAGCAGTATTTTCATTATAACAACTGCTCTTGTTCATTTGGGGCAAAATAAAGGTGATGCTAAAGCCAAACTGGTTTCTCAGACCTCTGTCCAAGAGAGTTCGGAGCCTTTGATTTTTACGGGGCGTAGAGAACTTAATGGTTTTAAGGGTTATCATCATTATCGGCGTGGTTATGTTAAGTATAAAGATAACTGGTGGTATCCTGAAGCGGCTTTTGTTATATCACCGCACTTAAGCACAAAAGGTGCGTCATTAAAAGTTGTATCAGGTGCGAAAAGAATCTTTTTAACGTCTTCTTCAGAAAAATTAGAAAAAGAAGAGCCATGGATGCTTAAAAAGCATATCGAATCTTGTCGTTCCCGTTATCGCTCTTATAATAAAAATGATAATAGTTTTCAGCCTTTTCATGGTCCTCGTAAACAGTGCTTATCGCACTTTTTTAAAGGATAG
- a CDS encoding carboxynorspermidine decarboxylase — MIKTPYYLIDKSKLIKNMQIISRLREMSGAKVLLALKCFATWSVFDVMSEFMDGTTSSSLYELRLGREKFGKETHAYSVAWADHEIDEACGYADKIIFNSIQQLQRFSNATKTIQRGLRLNPGISASNFDLANPARPFSRLGETNQSAIKEVLPLINGLMIHNNCENADFNLFNQMLGVMEEKFSELFSDVDWISLGGGIHFTAENYPLEAFAERLKQFSETHGVTIFLEPGEAAITKSTTLEVSVLDTLYNEKNLAIVDSSIEAHMLDLLIYRENAKLEPNQGPYEIMVCGKSCLAGDIFGTFQFQKPLKIGDRLSFQDAAGYTMVKKNWFNGVAMPAIVIKEFDGTLTLQRQFNYHDYQISLS; from the coding sequence ATGATAAAAACCCCCTACTATCTTATAGACAAATCAAAACTCATCAAAAATATGCAAATAATTTCTCGTTTACGAGAAATGTCCGGAGCAAAAGTTTTGCTTGCTTTGAAATGTTTTGCCACATGGAGTGTTTTTGATGTCATGTCTGAATTTATGGATGGAACCACCTCATCATCTCTTTATGAACTGCGTTTAGGAAGAGAAAAATTTGGCAAAGAAACCCATGCCTATTCGGTTGCTTGGGCTGATCACGAAATTGATGAAGCCTGTGGTTATGCAGATAAAATTATCTTTAACTCAATCCAGCAACTTCAACGCTTTTCTAATGCAACAAAAACCATTCAACGAGGTTTAAGATTAAATCCAGGCATCAGTGCATCCAATTTTGATCTTGCTAATCCCGCCCGCCCTTTTAGTCGCTTAGGAGAAACAAACCAAAGCGCTATTAAAGAAGTCCTACCTCTCATCAACGGCTTGATGATCCATAACAATTGTGAAAATGCTGACTTTAATCTTTTTAACCAAATGCTTGGAGTTATGGAAGAAAAGTTTTCAGAACTTTTTTCTGACGTAGATTGGATAAGCCTTGGTGGTGGAATTCATTTTACAGCTGAAAATTATCCTCTAGAAGCTTTCGCAGAACGCTTAAAACAATTTTCAGAAACTCATGGTGTCACTATTTTTCTAGAACCAGGAGAAGCCGCTATCACCAAAAGCACCACTTTAGAAGTCAGTGTTCTTGATACATTGTATAATGAAAAGAATCTTGCCATCGTTGATAGCTCAATCGAAGCACATATGCTTGATCTTCTCATTTACCGCGAAAATGCGAAATTAGAACCCAATCAAGGTCCGTATGAAATTATGGTCTGCGGCAAATCTTGCCTTGCTGGCGATATTTTTGGAACGTTTCAGTTTCAAAAACCTCTTAAAATAGGGGATAGACTGTCTTTTCAAGATGCAGCAGGTTATACAATGGTCAAGAAAAACTGGTTTAATGGCGTTGCAATGCCTGCCATTGTCATAAAAGAATTTGATGGTACACTAACGCTTCAACGTCAATTTAACTATCATGATTATCAGATAAGTCTTTCATGA
- a CDS encoding saccharopine dehydrogenase family protein, translating into MKKNILIIGAGGVAQVVAHKCAQNNDILGEIHIASRTLKKCEAIIASIKEKNTMKEQGVLQSHKLDAMNIEETVKLIQKIKCEIVINVGSAFLNMSVLSACIETKCAYIDTAIHEDPLKICETPPWYGNYEWPRRQECEQAGITAILGAGFDPGVVNSYAALAHKSYFDKITDIDIIDINAGSHGRWFATNFDPEINFREFTGQVWSWQNKKWVSNKMFEISHEWDLPVVGKQKAYMTGHDEIHSLSKNLDVQNVRFWMGFSDRYITVFTVLKNLGLLSEQPVTTAEGQEVIPLKVVKAVLPDPSSLAPEYTGKTCIGDLIKGEKDGKPKEIFIYNIADHKQAFHETGAQGISYTAGVPAAATALLIATGEWDVKTMVNVEELPPHPFLKYLDHMGLPTFIREQEENKKLQF; encoded by the coding sequence ATGAAGAAAAATATTCTCATTATTGGTGCTGGAGGTGTTGCACAAGTTGTTGCCCACAAATGTGCTCAAAACAACGATATTCTTGGTGAAATTCATATTGCTTCACGAACTCTCAAAAAGTGTGAAGCCATTATTGCTTCCATTAAAGAAAAAAACACAATGAAAGAACAAGGTGTTCTTCAGAGTCACAAACTTGATGCAATGAATATAGAAGAAACTGTAAAACTTATCCAAAAAATCAAATGTGAAATTGTCATCAATGTTGGTTCAGCCTTTCTTAATATGTCTGTTCTTTCAGCTTGTATCGAAACCAAATGTGCTTATATCGATACTGCCATTCATGAAGATCCTCTTAAAATTTGTGAAACACCACCTTGGTATGGCAATTATGAATGGCCTCGGCGTCAAGAATGTGAACAAGCTGGTATCACGGCTATTTTAGGCGCTGGTTTTGATCCAGGCGTTGTAAATTCTTATGCAGCGTTAGCGCATAAATCTTATTTTGATAAGATCACTGATATCGATATCATTGACATTAATGCTGGAAGTCACGGACGTTGGTTTGCCACGAATTTTGATCCAGAAATTAACTTTCGTGAATTTACAGGACAAGTATGGTCATGGCAAAATAAAAAGTGGGTTTCCAATAAAATGTTTGAAATCAGCCATGAATGGGATCTTCCTGTTGTTGGAAAACAAAAAGCCTATATGACAGGACATGATGAAATTCATTCACTTTCCAAAAATCTTGATGTCCAAAATGTCCGCTTCTGGATGGGTTTTAGTGATCGTTACATCACTGTTTTTACCGTTTTGAAAAATCTTGGTCTCTTATCCGAACAGCCTGTTACAACAGCAGAGGGTCAAGAAGTCATTCCTTTAAAAGTTGTAAAAGCTGTCTTACCCGATCCTTCTTCTCTCGCTCCTGAATACACAGGAAAAACCTGTATCGGGGATCTTATCAAAGGTGAAAAAGATGGAAAACCAAAAGAAATTTTTATCTATAACATAGCCGATCACAAACAAGCTTTTCATGAAACCGGAGCACAAGGTATTTCCTATACAGCTGGTGTACCAGCAGCTGCAACAGCCCTTCTCATTGCCACAGGCGAATGGGATGTTAAAACAATGGTCAATGTAGAAGAATTACCTCCCCACCCTTTCCTCAAATATCTTGATCATATGGGGCTTCCCACCTTTATAAGAGAACAAGAAGAGAATAAAAAATTACAATTTTAA
- the lpdA gene encoding dihydrolipoyl dehydrogenase, which produces MSYDVAVIGAGPGGYVAAIKAAQLGLKVAIIEKRTTLGGTCLNVGCIPSKALLHASEVFAETQHGFETLGISIGKSKLNLEQMMVHKKAVVTANTSGVSFLMKKNKVDTFFGTAKILSAGHVEVVARDGNKQTIETKNIIIATGSESSSIPGVNVEIDEKTIVSSTGALSLEKVPSRMIVVGAGVIGSELGSVWSRLGAKVTIIEYLNKVLGSMDGEVSRQFQKLMEKQGIEYKTGAKVTAITQSGSTAQVSFESVKGGESETVEADVVLIATGRSPYTEGLGLSEAGVQVDERGFIAIDAHWQTNVPGIYAIGDVVKGPMLAHKAEEEGVAVAEILAGQKGHVNFDVIPSVVYTQPEIASVGKTEEELKEAGIEYNVGKFPFMANGRARAMQKSDGFVKILADKKTDRVLGGHILGFGAGEMIHEIAVLMEFGGSSEDLGRCCHAHPTLSEAVREAALATFAKPLHI; this is translated from the coding sequence ATGTCTTATGATGTGGCTGTGATCGGAGCGGGGCCAGGTGGTTATGTCGCGGCAATAAAGGCGGCACAACTAGGGCTTAAAGTAGCGATTATTGAAAAACGTACAACATTAGGGGGAACATGTCTCAATGTTGGTTGTATACCTTCTAAAGCATTGTTACACGCTTCAGAAGTGTTTGCTGAAACCCAGCATGGTTTTGAAACGCTTGGGATTTCTATTGGCAAATCTAAGCTTAATCTTGAACAAATGATGGTTCATAAGAAAGCTGTAGTGACAGCCAATACAAGTGGCGTATCTTTTTTGATGAAAAAAAATAAAGTTGATACTTTTTTTGGAACAGCCAAAATTTTGAGTGCGGGTCATGTGGAAGTTGTTGCTAGAGATGGTAACAAACAAACAATTGAAACAAAAAATATTATTATTGCTACAGGTTCAGAGAGTTCAAGCATTCCAGGGGTGAATGTTGAAATTGATGAAAAGACTATTGTTTCTTCTACCGGAGCTCTTTCTCTTGAAAAAGTACCATCGCGTATGATTGTCGTGGGTGCTGGCGTCATTGGTTCAGAACTTGGTTCAGTTTGGAGCCGTTTAGGGGCTAAGGTGACCATTATTGAATATCTGAATAAGGTTTTGGGCTCAATGGATGGTGAAGTTTCACGGCAGTTTCAAAAGTTAATGGAAAAACAGGGGATTGAATATAAAACGGGTGCAAAGGTAACAGCCATTACACAATCGGGCTCAACGGCTCAGGTGAGCTTTGAATCTGTTAAAGGTGGTGAATCTGAAACCGTAGAGGCTGATGTTGTGCTTATTGCGACTGGGCGTTCTCCGTATACGGAGGGGCTTGGCTTAAGTGAGGCTGGTGTTCAGGTAGATGAACGCGGCTTTATTGCAATTGATGCTCATTGGCAGACAAATGTTCCTGGAATTTATGCGATTGGTGATGTCGTAAAAGGACCAATGTTAGCGCATAAAGCAGAGGAAGAAGGCGTTGCTGTGGCAGAAATTTTGGCAGGTCAAAAAGGGCATGTTAATTTTGATGTTATTCCTAGTGTTGTTTATACACAGCCGGAAATTGCGAGTGTAGGAAAGACAGAAGAAGAACTGAAAGAAGCTGGTATTGAATATAATGTTGGCAAATTTCCTTTTATGGCCAATGGTCGTGCACGTGCAATGCAAAAGAGTGATGGGTTTGTTAAAATCCTTGCTGATAAGAAAACAGATCGGGTTTTGGGGGGGCATATTCTTGGGTTTGGTGCCGGTGAAATGATTCACGAAATTGCGGTTTTAATGGAATTTGGTGGTTCATCAGAGGATCTAGGGCGCTGTTGTCATGCTCATCCTACCTTATCAGAAGCAGTTCGTGAAGCAGCCTTGGCAACATTTGCTAAACCGCTTCATATTTAA